From the Pseudoalteromonas tunicata genome, one window contains:
- the mltF gene encoding membrane-bound lytic murein transglycosylase MltF, protein MMRIIFLLISCCVLLACTEQENTTQLQKIVQQEKLRVGILVGQSTYYLDNDGEAGFEFELASAFADFLGVKLEVVPFFSRADIFPRLKNGNIDLIASGLSINKERIKHYRFAPQYRSISQKLVFKQGNERPRNFSQLSGSLMVLSQSSHAESLKQAKLRFEELTWQETDDMDEAELLQLILDGSLDYTIADSNNLALFRRYHPELSIGFSVTKEEPVAWMLAESDDDSLYALMIEFFGLTRQSGLLHELEEKYFGHVRQFNYINTLSFINAVKTTLPKYQDWFMQYANELDWRLLAALSYQESMWDPKAKSPTGVRGIMMLTQPTAKQVGVTNRLEPEQNIKGGALYLARLLNSIPERINSPDRLWFALASYNVGWGHVNDARVITEQEGADPDKWAEVKKRLPLLVKKRYYRKTRYGYARGDVAVTYVDNIRRYYDTLVWLDENKDEQTEFSDSPTLEPTAVN, encoded by the coding sequence ATGATGCGGATTATTTTCTTGTTAATTAGTTGCTGTGTTTTACTTGCCTGTACAGAGCAAGAAAATACCACGCAATTACAAAAAATTGTACAACAAGAAAAGCTTCGCGTTGGGATTTTAGTGGGTCAAAGCACTTATTATTTAGATAATGATGGTGAAGCTGGTTTTGAATTTGAACTGGCTTCTGCCTTTGCCGATTTTTTAGGTGTAAAACTCGAAGTTGTGCCATTTTTTAGCCGAGCAGATATTTTTCCCCGCTTAAAAAATGGCAATATCGACCTAATTGCATCAGGACTTTCTATTAATAAAGAACGAATTAAACATTATCGTTTTGCACCGCAATATCGCAGCATCAGTCAAAAATTAGTATTTAAACAAGGCAACGAACGCCCTCGAAACTTCTCGCAGCTTTCGGGCTCTTTAATGGTTTTGTCTCAAAGTAGTCATGCTGAAAGCTTAAAACAAGCTAAATTACGCTTTGAAGAATTAACTTGGCAAGAAACCGATGACATGGATGAAGCTGAGTTACTGCAACTTATTTTGGATGGTTCGTTAGACTACACCATTGCCGACTCAAACAATTTGGCGCTGTTTCGTCGTTACCACCCCGAGCTAAGTATTGGTTTTTCGGTAACAAAAGAAGAGCCCGTCGCTTGGATGCTAGCAGAGTCTGATGATGATTCGCTCTATGCCTTAATGATTGAGTTTTTTGGTTTAACACGGCAGTCTGGTTTATTACACGAACTTGAAGAAAAATACTTTGGTCATGTTCGTCAATTTAATTATATCAATACTTTATCATTTATAAATGCGGTTAAAACGACCCTACCAAAATATCAAGACTGGTTTATGCAATATGCCAATGAGCTTGATTGGCGCCTTTTGGCGGCACTGAGCTATCAAGAGTCCATGTGGGATCCTAAAGCAAAATCACCTACTGGGGTTCGAGGCATCATGATGCTCACTCAACCTACGGCAAAACAAGTTGGTGTTACTAACCGTCTTGAACCGGAACAAAATATCAAAGGGGGAGCGCTTTATTTAGCCCGTTTGCTCAATAGTATTCCTGAACGAATTAACTCACCCGATAGACTTTGGTTTGCGCTTGCTTCGTATAACGTTGGCTGGGGCCATGTAAATGATGCCAGAGTCATCACCGAGCAAGAAGGCGCAGATCCAGATAAATGGGCCGAAGTTAAAAAACGATTACCGCTTCTAGTAAAAAAACGCTACTATCGCAAAACTCGTTATGGCTATGCTAGAGGCGATGTTGCGGTGACCTATGTTGACAATATTCGTCGCTATTATGATACTCTAGTCTGGTTAGATGAAAATAAAGATGAACAAACCGAGTTTTCAGATAGTCCTACCTTAGAGCCAACGGCAGTTAACTGA
- a CDS encoding inosine/guanosine kinase codes for MKFPGRRRHKHYFPVEAKDPLSNQFQQHTKLQNNYIVGIDQIVVDIEAKVDNNFLAQFGLKRAMSQVIDDETTHALYEHLKNNKMVDYEFAGGTIGNTMHNYSVLADDRSVLLGVMSENIKIGSYAYRFLSNTSSRVDLEYLQPVDGPIGRCFTLIDGSGERTFAISPGLMNRLRPESISEQLITESSALVISAYLMRTEACDTMTQATLKAVEYANAANVPVVLTLGTKFLIEQDPTWWQEFVKNHVDILAMNEEEGLAITGFEDPLLATEKALDWVDLVICTAGEKGMFLGGYIDDKWKRDTTHMLMPGAIPDFNRYEYSRGMRFQDCEKPVKIYSHTAPYMGGPDSIKNTNGAGDAALAAVLHDLSANVYHHIHVPNSSKHKLNALTYSSLSQISKYANRVSYEVLVQHSPRLTKGLPEREDSLQQAYWDQ; via the coding sequence ATGAAATTTCCAGGACGCCGTAGGCACAAACATTATTTTCCTGTTGAGGCGAAAGATCCTCTCAGTAATCAATTTCAGCAACATACCAAGCTGCAGAATAACTATATCGTCGGAATAGACCAAATCGTCGTTGATATAGAAGCAAAAGTTGATAATAACTTTTTAGCGCAATTTGGCCTCAAACGCGCGATGTCTCAAGTTATTGATGATGAAACAACCCACGCGCTGTACGAGCATCTCAAAAACAACAAGATGGTTGATTATGAGTTTGCTGGCGGCACGATTGGCAATACAATGCACAATTACTCGGTATTAGCTGACGACCGCTCGGTATTGCTCGGTGTAATGAGCGAAAATATTAAAATCGGCAGCTACGCTTACCGCTTTTTAAGTAATACTTCAAGTCGTGTTGATTTAGAATACTTACAACCGGTTGATGGTCCAATTGGACGCTGTTTTACTTTGATTGACGGATCTGGCGAGCGCACCTTCGCGATTAGCCCTGGATTAATGAATCGCTTGCGTCCAGAGTCAATTTCAGAGCAATTAATCACTGAGTCCTCAGCCTTAGTGATCAGTGCCTACTTAATGCGTACAGAAGCCTGCGATACCATGACTCAAGCAACATTAAAAGCTGTTGAATACGCCAATGCTGCCAATGTGCCTGTGGTGCTCACCCTTGGAACTAAATTTTTAATTGAACAAGATCCAACTTGGTGGCAAGAGTTTGTTAAAAATCATGTTGATATTCTTGCAATGAATGAAGAAGAAGGCCTAGCGATCACTGGATTTGAAGACCCACTCCTCGCCACTGAAAAAGCGCTTGATTGGGTTGACCTTGTGATCTGTACCGCTGGTGAAAAAGGCATGTTTTTAGGTGGCTATATCGATGATAAATGGAAACGCGATACCACTCATATGCTAATGCCAGGGGCGATCCCAGATTTTAATCGCTATGAATATTCTCGTGGTATGCGCTTTCAAGATTGTGAAAAGCCAGTCAAAATTTATTCTCACACCGCACCTTATATGGGTGGACCTGACAGTATTAAAAATACCAATGGTGCAGGTGATGCAGCCCTTGCTGCTGTGCTTCATGATTTGAGCGCGAATGTATATCATCATATTCACGTACCAAACTCGAGCAAGCATAAATTAAATGCCCTCACATACTCATCACTTTCACAAATCAGTAAATATGCAAACAGAGTGAGCTATGAAGTACTAGTTCAGCACTCTCCTCGCTTAACCAAGGGCCTACCAGAGCGTGAAGATAGTCTTCAGCAAGCATACTGGGACCAATAA
- a CDS encoding LysR family transcriptional regulator codes for MQKTSWDDYRIAYQVAIDGSLSKAAITLNINHTTVLRHVNQLEDSLGIKLFIRHQRGYQLTDAGFLLLNKMPQVHSQITRLQNMLCDSEGEITGILRITSVLTYSKILNPALRAFIKQHPKLRIELVSTDDIVPLESGAVHVSIRIGKKPVDGDIIVKKLTDVEFAYYATEEYVAEHGSPSSSAEFKQHFWVLPSGGKRSIPFVKHITEHIPEENVIYQSNNFPDVHQAVIDGFGIGPLDLQQAKQHPDLHKITAIDMPLSESLWFVYHRDLKHSNRVKTLYQFLSNHL; via the coding sequence ATGCAAAAAACCAGTTGGGATGATTATCGCATTGCTTATCAGGTCGCGATTGATGGCAGCTTAAGTAAGGCGGCTATTACACTTAATATCAACCACACAACGGTACTTCGTCACGTCAATCAGCTTGAAGATTCATTAGGTATTAAACTGTTTATTCGCCATCAGCGAGGCTACCAACTTACCGACGCAGGCTTTTTACTGTTAAATAAAATGCCCCAGGTGCACAGCCAAATTACGCGTTTGCAAAATATGCTCTGTGATAGTGAAGGTGAAATTACTGGCATTTTACGGATCACATCAGTATTAACCTATTCTAAAATCCTCAATCCGGCATTAAGAGCATTTATTAAACAACACCCTAAATTACGCATTGAACTGGTTTCGACTGACGATATTGTGCCGCTTGAAAGTGGTGCGGTGCATGTCTCAATTCGCATTGGTAAAAAACCAGTTGATGGCGACATTATTGTAAAAAAATTGACTGACGTTGAATTTGCTTATTATGCAACTGAAGAATATGTTGCCGAGCATGGATCACCGAGCTCATCGGCTGAATTTAAGCAACATTTTTGGGTATTACCCAGTGGTGGTAAACGCTCCATTCCATTTGTAAAGCATATTACTGAGCATATTCCAGAAGAGAATGTGATTTATCAAAGCAATAATTTTCCTGACGTTCATCAAGCTGTTATTGATGGCTTTGGTATTGGCCCACTCGATTTGCAGCAAGCTAAACAGCATCCTGATTTACACAAAATTACGGCAATCGATATGCCATTAAGTGAATCATTATGGTTTGTTTATCACCGCGATTTAAAACATAGTAATCGAGTTAAAACCCTCTATCAATTTCTGTCAAATCACCTATAA
- the purL gene encoding phosphoribosylformylglycinamidine synthase, producing MLILRGAPALSDFRIQKILKSCADANLAVTNVYAEFMHFADLTADLKAAELDKLKKLLTYGPTAVEHTPAGTLILVTPRPGTISPWASKATDIAKNCGLSQVHRVERGIAYYVEGDFTAEQLNEVAKLVHDRMTEATHNSLEAASALFKVEEPRPMSSVDILGGGREALVRANVEQGFALADDEIDYLVENFQKLGRNPNDIELFMFAQANSEHCRHKIFNSDWTIDGEKQPKSLFKMIKNTYEVNQTNVLSAYKDNAAVMKGSFAGRFFPNAEGQYSYHQENIEILMKVETHNHPTAIAPFSGASTGSGGEIRDEGATGRGSKPKAGLVGFTVSNLRIPGFEQPWESDFGKPARIVNALDIMVEGPLGGAAFNNEFGRPNLLGYFRTYEEQVNSHNGIEVRGYHKPIMLAGGLGNIRTDHVQKGEIPVGAKLIVLGGPAMNIGLGGGAASSMASGQSNEDLDFASVQRENPEMERRCQEVIDKCWQLGDENPIAFIHDVGAGGISNAFPELVNDGGRGGKFELRNVPNDEPGMAPHEIWCNESQERYVLAVAAEDFARFEAICKRERAQYAVIGEATEERHLTVSDSHFDNNPVDLPLEVLLGKAPKMHRDVMTQKATGEALNFDGVTLDDAAKRLLRLPTIAEKTFLITIGDRTVTGLVARDQMVGPWQVPVADCAVTAAAFDTYHGEAMSLGERTPAALLNFGASARLAVAESLTNIAGADIGDLNNIKLSANWMSAAGHPGEDAGLYEAVKAIGEELCPALGLTIPVGKDSMSMKTQWEENGEKKAVTAPLSLIITAFGRVEDIRKTVTPQFRTDKGDSSLILLDLGAGQNRLGASSLAQVYKQLGDVTPDVDSPELLKGFFNAMQTLVAEQKLLAYHDKSDGGLFTTVAEMAFAGRVGVTIAIDALGDSDLAALFNEELGGVIQVRNSDKDAVLAVLAQHGLSAVSHEIGSLNDTDSVVFTRGGTTVLEHSRVELRTIWAETTFQMQTLRDNPAGAKQEHEAKFDVKDPGLNVKLTFDINEDIAAPYILKGAAPRMAILREQGVNSHVEMAAAFNRAGFAAIDVHMSDILEGRISLDEFKGLVACGGFSYGDVLGAGEGWAKSILFNDQAREQFISFFERTDTFSLGVCNGCQMLSSMRELIPGTEHWPRFVTNKSERFEARFSLVEVQENPSVFFSGMAGSRMPIAVSHGEGHAEFKNAAALQTAIASGTVALKFVDNYGNPTMQYPNNPNGSPEGITAITSLDGRATVMMPHPERVFRTVANSWHPDEWLEDSPWMRMFRNARKNIG from the coding sequence ATGTTGATCCTACGTGGTGCTCCAGCACTCTCTGATTTTAGAATTCAAAAGATCTTAAAAAGCTGTGCTGACGCAAATTTAGCTGTCACAAATGTTTATGCTGAGTTTATGCATTTTGCTGATCTCACTGCTGATTTAAAAGCGGCAGAATTAGATAAACTGAAAAAACTATTAACTTATGGGCCAACTGCGGTTGAGCACACTCCAGCAGGAACGTTAATTTTAGTTACACCACGTCCAGGCACTATTTCTCCGTGGGCTTCAAAAGCTACGGACATTGCAAAAAATTGTGGTTTAAGTCAGGTTCATCGTGTTGAGCGCGGTATTGCTTATTATGTTGAAGGTGATTTCACTGCTGAGCAATTAAATGAAGTGGCTAAATTAGTTCATGATCGTATGACAGAGGCTACACATAATTCACTTGAAGCGGCTTCTGCGCTATTTAAAGTTGAAGAGCCACGCCCTATGTCATCGGTTGACATTTTAGGCGGTGGTCGTGAAGCGCTTGTTCGCGCAAACGTTGAGCAAGGTTTTGCGCTTGCTGACGATGAAATAGACTATTTAGTTGAGAACTTCCAAAAGTTAGGTCGTAATCCTAACGACATCGAATTATTCATGTTTGCTCAGGCAAACTCTGAGCATTGTCGTCATAAAATCTTTAATTCTGATTGGACAATTGATGGCGAGAAGCAGCCTAAATCATTGTTCAAAATGATTAAAAATACCTATGAAGTGAATCAAACAAACGTATTGTCGGCATATAAAGATAATGCAGCGGTAATGAAAGGCTCGTTTGCGGGTCGTTTTTTCCCAAATGCCGAAGGTCAATATAGCTATCATCAAGAAAACATTGAAATTTTGATGAAAGTTGAAACGCATAACCACCCAACTGCGATTGCTCCATTTTCGGGTGCATCAACAGGTTCTGGTGGTGAAATTCGTGATGAAGGTGCGACCGGTCGTGGTTCAAAACCAAAAGCAGGCTTAGTTGGTTTTACGGTATCGAATTTACGTATTCCAGGGTTTGAACAACCATGGGAAAGTGATTTTGGCAAACCGGCTCGTATCGTAAATGCGCTTGATATTATGGTTGAAGGCCCATTAGGTGGTGCTGCATTTAATAATGAATTTGGTCGTCCAAATTTATTAGGTTATTTCCGTACTTATGAAGAACAAGTAAATAGCCACAATGGTATTGAAGTGCGTGGTTACCACAAGCCGATAATGCTTGCCGGTGGTTTAGGTAATATTCGTACTGATCATGTACAAAAAGGTGAAATTCCAGTTGGCGCAAAACTCATTGTATTGGGTGGCCCAGCAATGAACATAGGTTTAGGTGGTGGTGCTGCATCAAGTATGGCATCAGGCCAATCAAACGAAGACTTAGATTTTGCTTCAGTACAACGTGAAAATCCTGAAATGGAACGTCGTTGCCAAGAAGTGATCGATAAGTGTTGGCAATTAGGCGATGAAAATCCAATTGCGTTTATCCATGATGTGGGCGCTGGCGGTATCTCAAATGCGTTTCCTGAGTTAGTTAACGATGGTGGCCGCGGTGGTAAATTTGAGCTTCGTAATGTACCAAATGATGAGCCGGGCATGGCACCGCACGAAATTTGGTGTAATGAATCGCAAGAGCGTTATGTATTAGCTGTTGCCGCTGAAGATTTTGCTCGTTTTGAAGCGATTTGTAAGCGCGAACGTGCGCAATATGCAGTGATTGGTGAAGCGACCGAGGAGCGTCATTTAACAGTTTCTGACAGTCATTTTGATAACAACCCAGTTGATTTACCGCTTGAAGTTTTATTGGGTAAAGCGCCAAAAATGCACCGTGATGTAATGACACAAAAAGCGACGGGTGAAGCTCTAAACTTTGATGGCGTGACATTAGATGATGCAGCTAAACGCTTATTACGTTTACCAACCATCGCAGAAAAAACATTTCTAATCACTATTGGTGATCGCACTGTAACTGGCTTAGTGGCACGTGACCAAATGGTTGGCCCATGGCAAGTACCGGTTGCTGATTGTGCAGTGACTGCTGCAGCATTTGATACGTATCATGGCGAAGCAATGTCATTAGGCGAGCGTACACCTGCGGCATTATTAAACTTTGGCGCATCAGCACGCTTGGCGGTCGCTGAATCGTTAACAAATATTGCTGGTGCTGATATCGGTGATTTAAATAACATTAAGTTATCAGCAAACTGGATGTCTGCTGCAGGTCACCCAGGTGAAGATGCTGGTCTGTATGAGGCTGTAAAAGCCATTGGTGAAGAGTTATGTCCTGCATTAGGTTTAACGATTCCAGTGGGTAAAGATTCAATGTCTATGAAGACACAATGGGAAGAAAATGGCGAGAAAAAAGCCGTTACTGCACCATTATCATTGATCATTACTGCATTTGGCCGTGTTGAAGATATCCGTAAAACGGTTACACCTCAGTTTCGCACAGATAAAGGTGATTCAAGCTTAATTTTACTTGATTTAGGTGCCGGTCAAAACCGTTTAGGTGCATCAAGCCTTGCGCAAGTTTATAAGCAATTAGGTGATGTAACGCCTGATGTTGATAGCCCAGAATTATTAAAAGGCTTCTTTAATGCAATGCAAACCTTGGTTGCAGAGCAAAAATTATTAGCGTATCACGATAAATCAGACGGTGGTTTATTCACGACAGTGGCTGAAATGGCATTTGCTGGACGTGTTGGTGTGACCATTGCTATCGATGCGTTGGGTGACTCTGATTTAGCAGCATTATTTAATGAAGAGCTAGGCGGTGTTATTCAAGTTCGCAATAGCGATAAAGATGCTGTATTAGCTGTTTTAGCACAACATGGTTTAAGTGCGGTAAGTCATGAGATTGGTTCGTTAAACGACACTGATTCAGTGGTATTTACACGTGGTGGTACTACGGTGCTTGAACACAGCCGTGTTGAATTACGTACTATTTGGGCAGAAACAACCTTCCAAATGCAAACGCTGCGAGATAATCCAGCGGGTGCAAAACAAGAACACGAAGCAAAATTTGATGTTAAAGATCCTGGCTTAAATGTTAAGTTAACGTTTGATATCAATGAAGATATCGCAGCTCCTTATATCCTTAAAGGTGCTGCGCCTCGCATGGCTATTTTACGTGAGCAGGGTGTAAACTCGCACGTTGAAATGGCGGCAGCGTTTAATCGAGCTGGTTTTGCTGCAATTGATGTACACATGAGTGATATCCTTGAAGGTCGTATTTCACTTGATGAGTTTAAAGGCTTAGTGGCTTGTGGTGGATTCTCCTACGGTGATGTACTTGGAGCAGGTGAAGGTTGGGCGAAATCAATTCTCTTTAATGATCAAGCTCGTGAACAATTCATTTCGTTCTTTGAGCGCACAGATACCTTTAGTTTAGGTGTGTGTAACGGTTGTCAGATGTTGTCATCAATGCGTGAGTTAATTCCGGGTACTGAGCATTGGCCTCGTTTTGTAACTAATAAATCAGAGCGTTTTGAAGCGCGTTTTAGCTTAGTTGAAGTACAAGAAAATCCATCTGTGTTCTTTAGTGGTATGGCGGGCTCGCGTATGCCAATTGCGGTTTCACATGGTGAAGGTCATGCTGAGTTTAAAAACGCAGCGGCACTACAAACTGCAATAGCATCGGGAACGGTAGCACTTAAGTTTGTTGATAATTATGGTAATCCAACCATGCAATATCCAAACAACCCGAATGGTTCACCTGAAGGTATAACGGCTATTACTAGTTTAGATGGCCGAGCGACTGTGATGATGCCGCATCCAGAGCGAGTATTTCGTACAGTTGCAAACTCTTGGCATCCAGATGAATGGTTAGAAGATAGTCCATGGATGCGTATGTTCCGTAACGCACGCAAAAATATCGGTTAA
- a CDS encoding cytochrome b, protein MFKNTTTNYGVVAILLHWLMAVAILFLFGLGLYMVELTYYDAWYKGSLDLHKSIGVSLFLLLVIRFAWRLFNPTPAPVDNAPSAKKLNQVAHYMHLLLYVVMLCLMLTGYFISTADGRSIDVFGLFSMPALPISIDQQEDIAGEIHFWLAWSLITFAGVHALAAFKHHFINKDRTLIRMFKVSETSSLGK, encoded by the coding sequence ATGTTTAAAAATACAACAACAAATTATGGAGTCGTAGCAATACTTCTGCATTGGTTGATGGCTGTAGCCATTTTATTTTTATTCGGTTTAGGTCTCTATATGGTCGAATTAACCTATTACGATGCTTGGTATAAAGGGTCGCTCGATTTACATAAAAGTATTGGAGTGAGTTTATTTTTATTGCTGGTAATTCGGTTTGCTTGGCGCTTATTTAACCCAACACCAGCACCCGTTGATAACGCACCTTCGGCAAAAAAGCTTAACCAAGTCGCACACTACATGCATTTGCTGCTTTATGTTGTAATGCTGTGTTTAATGTTAACTGGCTATTTTATTTCTACAGCAGATGGGCGAAGCATTGATGTATTTGGTTTGTTTAGCATGCCTGCATTGCCAATCAGCATTGACCAACAAGAAGATATTGCGGGCGAAATTCATTTTTGGCTTGCTTGGAGCTTGATTACATTTGCGGGTGTACATGCACTTGCGGCATTCAAACATCATTTTATTAACAAAGATCGTACACTCATTCGGATGTTTAAAGTGAGTGAAACTTCATCATTAGGAAAGTAA
- the tadA gene encoding tRNA adenosine(34) deaminase TadA: MKSDEYWMQQALLRADKAEAEGEIPVGAIVVYQDEIIAEGWNRSIISHDPSAHAEMLAIRNAGIALQNYRMIDCTLYVTLEPCAMCAGALVHSRMKRVVYGADDLKTGAVKSVMNIVQHSQFNHQLEVTEGVLAQECGLRLSAFFKRRRQEIKALKQANKLKEQE, from the coding sequence ATGAAAAGTGATGAGTATTGGATGCAACAGGCATTGTTGCGAGCAGATAAAGCTGAAGCTGAGGGCGAAATCCCAGTAGGTGCCATTGTAGTGTATCAAGATGAAATTATCGCTGAAGGTTGGAATCGCTCGATTATTAGTCATGATCCGTCAGCCCATGCTGAAATGTTGGCTATTAGAAATGCTGGTATCGCATTACAAAATTATCGCATGATTGATTGTACTTTGTACGTCACACTCGAACCATGTGCAATGTGTGCTGGAGCCTTGGTGCACAGCCGTATGAAACGAGTGGTATATGGTGCAGACGATTTAAAAACAGGTGCAGTAAAATCGGTGATGAATATCGTACAGCATTCGCAATTTAATCATCAGCTCGAAGTAACTGAAGGCGTATTAGCACAAGAGTGTGGGTTACGCTTATCTGCTTTTTTCAAGCGCAGAAGACAAGAAATCAAAGCGTTGAAACAAGCAAATAAACTAAAAGAACAAGAATAG